From Rhodamnia argentea isolate NSW1041297 chromosome 10, ASM2092103v1, whole genome shotgun sequence, a single genomic window includes:
- the LOC115729049 gene encoding tRNA-splicing endonuclease subunit Sen54-like, with amino-acid sequence MSKMDSEDWDRLSSDPDLLEQDLQDEEEYNYTSNSSSKLQFRKVTSVARWSSSVGMSEVVERKGQLWTTTGIVRSGKLYCSIEETLFFMEIGALLLLSENDQSVSLETMYQQLTEEKDGCCWELYEVYRHLKSLGYIVGRHDIPWSLKSVKRNTGTVSSEGTSESLEVHSARDCNSITERFVKMDLNELKLVFDVYFPNGKFRKSSPGEPSYVLCLIRGQPPSKIEIEILERQCGDIPLKFCLVEHGRVSFYSFSKVELPVLP; translated from the exons ATGTCCAAAATGGACTCTGAAGATTGGGACCGCCTATCAAGTGACCCTGATTTGTTAGAACAAGACTTGCAGGATGAAGAGGAATATAACTACACGTCCAACTCTTCGTCCAAGTTGCAATTCAG GAAAGTAACTTCTGTAGCTCGGTGGAGTAGCTCGGTTGGAATGTCTGAGGTGGTGGAAAGGAAGGGTCAGTTATGGACAACAACTGGCATTGTCCGTAGCGGGAAGCTTTACTGCTCAATTGAAGAGACTTT gTTCTTCATGGAAATAGGggctttgcttcttttgagtgAGAATGATCAATCCGTCTCCTTGGAAACTATGTATCAGCAACTAACAGAGGAGAAGGATGGATGCTGTTGGGAGCTTTATGAGGTCTATAGACACCTGAAGTCCCTTGGTTACATTGTTGGTCGGCATGACATTCCTTGGTCTTTGAAGAGTGTCAAGAGAAACACTGGCACAGTTTCTTCCGAAGGTACTTCAGAAAGCCTAGAAGTGCACTCAGCTCGAGACTGCAATTCTATAACTGAAAGATTTGTGAAGATGGACTTGAATGAACTGAAGCTGGTATTTGATGTTTATTTCCCAAATGGAAAGTTCAGAAAATCTTCTCCTGGTGAACCAAGCTATGTGCTTTGCTTGATCAG AGGCCAACCACCATCTAAAATCGAAATTGAAATTCTTGAAAGACAATGTGGAGACATTCCACTGAAATTTTGCCTTGTGGAGCACGGGCGTGTCAGTTTCTATTCCTTCAGCAAAGTGGAGCTTCCTGTCCTGCCCTGA
- the LOC115730007 gene encoding uncharacterized protein LOC115730007, whose translation MLVNDEPTERMHDMVKALLRNYCHEKNQPQDATTEYTVPDPSIHDGGCNQRTKTSHTGTGTLPENNRNPDEEPRYSNQMLKIALKDVKEEPFNKKQALPSSSLIVSWETRNSDTSSSALTSMVQLENRKSEPVMKTDPGEEDQISTAVKLQDDASVANRSNSIQSKRPQKQEGKRETEKYFSSSKRLQQVEIAPSASLSNTLGGGIFGIVYECPNVNEPFTGKILKEFVLAIHSEARHPALAPEVTAGLVSQKQRKRQKTSIAVTSVWVTHMGDFEAEVSGSGCKAEPLMIKPEISDDLHNDLGILLRPAEVSLKSLKVNDLSAIAFFRIHELSTHKKIYLLM comes from the coding sequence CCTCAAGATGCAACCACTGAGTATACTGTTCCAGATCCTTCTATTCATGATGGTGGTTGCAATCAGAGAACGAAGACATCTCACACTGGAACAGGCACACTTCCAGAAAACAACAGAAATCCTGATGAAGAGCCAAGATATAGCAACCAAATGCTGAAAATTGCCTTGAAAGATGTAAAGGAAGAACCTTTTAACAAGAAGCAGGCCTTGCCGAGCTCATCTCTGATTGTTAGTTGGGAAACCAGAAATTCTGACACTAGTAGTTCTGCCTTGACCTCAATGGTACAGCTAGAGAACCGGAAAAGTGAACCAGTGATGAAGACAGATCCAGGGGAAGAAGACCAAATTTCCACTGCAGTCAAACTACAGGATGATGCTTCCGTTGCTAATAGATCCAACTCGATCCAGTCAAAGAGGCCACAGAAGCAGGAGGGTAAGAGGGAAacagagaaatatttttcaagttctAAAAGATTGCAGCAAGTGGAAATTGCACCAAGTGCATCCCTTTCAAACACCCTAGGGGGAGGAATATTCGGAATTGTTTATGAGTGCCCCAATGTAAATGAGCCTTTCACTGGAAAGATTTTGAAGGAGTTTGTTCTTGCGATCCACTCTGAAGCCAGACATCCTGCTCTTGCCCCTGAAGTTACTGCAGGTTTGGTTTCtcagaaacaaaggaaaagacagAAGACATCAATCGCGGTAACTTCCGTGTGGGTTACCCACATGGGCGACTTTGAAGCAGAAGTATCTGGTTCTGGATGTAAGGCTGAACCACTGATGATCAAACCTGAGATATCAGATGATTTACACAACGACCTAGGCATATTGCTGCGCCCTGCTGAAGTCAGTTTGAAGAGTTTGAAGGTAAATGATCTGAGCGCCATTGCTTTTTTCCGAATCCATGAGCTTTctacacacaaaaaaatataccTCCTCATGTAA